Proteins found in one Maridesulfovibrio sp. genomic segment:
- the ychF gene encoding redox-regulated ATPase YchF — protein sequence MALSIGIVGLPNVGKSTLFNALTKAQNAESANYAFCTIEPNKAVVPVPDERIDKLAELVKPQRVQQSTVDFIDIAGLVEGASKGEGLGNKFLGNIRETQAILHVVRCFDNDDVIHVSNSVDPLRDIEVIETELILSDVQALDTRIEGMKKKIKGDKTLGPKIAEAEKLLEHLNEGNPVGTYGELDTDYMIELLRDLRLITAKNVIYCANVDEEGLTEDNDYVKKVKALADERGAEFVKISAKMEEELVGLDDEEYNEFLDSYGVTESGLAKIIRTGFHTLGMISYFTAGVKEVRAWTIHDGDKAPRAAAAIHTDFERGFIRAEVIGYEDYVSNGSEAACRAAGVLRSEGKEYIVKDGDVVHFLFNV from the coding sequence ATGGCTCTCAGTATCGGTATCGTGGGACTGCCCAACGTTGGTAAATCCACCCTTTTTAATGCCCTGACCAAGGCCCAGAACGCAGAAAGCGCCAACTACGCTTTCTGTACCATCGAACCCAACAAGGCGGTTGTACCCGTCCCGGACGAACGCATCGACAAGCTGGCCGAACTGGTCAAGCCCCAGCGCGTGCAGCAGTCCACAGTTGATTTTATCGACATCGCCGGTCTGGTTGAAGGAGCAAGCAAGGGTGAAGGGCTCGGCAATAAGTTTCTCGGCAATATCCGTGAAACACAGGCCATTCTCCACGTTGTGCGCTGTTTTGATAACGACGATGTTATTCACGTTTCAAATTCAGTTGATCCCCTGCGTGATATTGAAGTTATCGAAACCGAGTTGATCCTCTCTGATGTGCAGGCGCTTGATACCCGCATTGAGGGCATGAAGAAAAAGATCAAAGGTGATAAGACCCTCGGTCCCAAAATTGCCGAAGCTGAAAAGCTGCTCGAACACCTCAACGAGGGCAACCCCGTAGGAACTTATGGAGAGCTGGATACCGACTACATGATCGAACTGCTCCGTGATCTGCGCCTGATCACCGCCAAGAATGTGATCTACTGCGCCAACGTTGATGAAGAAGGCCTCACCGAGGACAACGACTACGTAAAGAAAGTTAAAGCTCTCGCCGACGAACGCGGAGCCGAATTCGTAAAAATTTCCGCTAAAATGGAAGAAGAGCTGGTCGGACTTGATGATGAGGAATACAACGAATTCCTCGATTCCTACGGTGTTACCGAATCCGGTCTGGCCAAGATTATCCGTACCGGATTTCACACTCTGGGTATGATCAGCTACTTCACCGCCGGGGTAAAAGAAGTCCGCGCATGGACCATTCATGACGGCGACAAGGCTCCCCGCGCAGCAGCAGCCATCCACACCGACTTTGAACGCGGATTCATTCGCGCCGAAGTTATCGGTTACGAAGATTACGTGTCCAATGGTTCGGAAGCCGCATGCCGCGCAGCCGGTGTGCTCCGCTCAGAAGGAAAGGAATACATCGTTAAAGACGGTGATGTTGTCCACTTTCTGTTTAACGTTTAG
- a CDS encoding mannose-1-phosphate guanylyltransferase/mannose-6-phosphate isomerase, translating to MIVPVILSGGSGTRLWPLSRRNHPKQLLSLTGKNSLLRNTAERGSMLDEATAPVVVCNSKYRFMVAEELRAAGIKPEAIFLEPEGRNSAPAIAAAAFYISRKYPEALMLVMPSDHVIHDLKKFNSAVAAGIKPAHNDDLVLFGVIPTTPETGYGYIHTAGEFQTGTPQQVQEFVEKPDLETAKSYLESGKYLWNAGIFLFSPDIYLEKLKQLEPEIHSFCQAATEKAHIDLDFIRLDEEHFTKCPAKSIDYAVIEKINNLSVVPLDGGWSDIGSWDSLMKEKETDADGNVISGDVLARNVENSFLHSSGRLLGVVGVDDVIVVETSDAVLVAGREHGQEVAGLVADLKKQERAEVDHHQKVYRPWGSYETVDSGERFQVKKIIVKPGGVLSLQMHHHRAEHWVVVKGTAKVLVGDKEILLQEDESTYIPIGIKHRLENPGRINLELMEVQTGSYLGEDDIQRFEDVYGRSGNQG from the coding sequence ATGATCGTACCAGTCATACTCTCCGGGGGCAGCGGAACCAGACTCTGGCCCCTTTCACGCAGGAATCATCCCAAACAGCTTTTGAGCCTCACCGGGAAAAATTCCTTACTGCGTAATACCGCCGAACGCGGTTCCATGCTGGACGAAGCAACAGCGCCGGTTGTGGTCTGCAATAGCAAGTACCGGTTCATGGTCGCTGAAGAATTGCGCGCGGCAGGTATCAAGCCGGAAGCTATTTTTCTGGAACCCGAAGGGCGTAATTCAGCTCCGGCCATTGCCGCTGCCGCTTTCTACATCAGCCGTAAATATCCGGAGGCCCTGATGCTGGTAATGCCTTCGGATCACGTTATTCATGATTTAAAGAAATTTAATTCGGCAGTAGCTGCCGGGATAAAACCTGCCCACAATGATGATCTGGTACTGTTCGGTGTTATCCCTACCACGCCCGAAACGGGATACGGATATATCCATACAGCCGGCGAATTCCAGACCGGGACTCCTCAGCAGGTGCAGGAATTTGTGGAAAAACCTGATCTTGAGACCGCTAAGTCCTATCTTGAGTCTGGGAAATATTTATGGAATGCCGGAATTTTTCTATTCAGCCCGGATATTTATCTGGAAAAGCTTAAACAGCTTGAGCCCGAAATACATTCTTTCTGTCAGGCCGCCACAGAAAAAGCGCATATTGACCTTGATTTTATCCGTCTCGATGAAGAACATTTCACAAAATGCCCCGCTAAATCAATTGATTATGCAGTAATCGAGAAGATCAACAACCTGAGTGTTGTCCCGCTTGACGGAGGCTGGTCCGATATCGGTTCATGGGATTCCCTGATGAAAGAAAAAGAGACCGATGCAGACGGAAATGTCATCTCCGGTGATGTGCTGGCCCGGAATGTGGAAAACAGTTTTCTCCATTCATCCGGCAGGCTCCTCGGCGTGGTCGGCGTGGACGATGTTATCGTGGTTGAAACATCGGACGCTGTGCTGGTTGCAGGGCGCGAACACGGGCAGGAGGTCGCCGGACTGGTCGCGGATTTAAAAAAGCAGGAACGCGCCGAAGTTGACCATCATCAAAAGGTTTACCGTCCATGGGGATCATACGAAACAGTGGATAGCGGAGAGCGCTTTCAGGTTAAAAAGATAATCGTTAAGCCGGGAGGAGTGCTGTCGCTGCAGATGCACCATCACCGCGCAGAACACTGGGTTGTGGTCAAGGGAACGGCCAAGGTTTTAGTTGGAGATAAAGAAATTCTGCTGCAAGAAGACGAATCCACTTACATCCCTATCGGTATCAAACATCGCTTGGAAAATCCCGGCCGGATCAATCTTGAGCTCATGGAAGTGCAGACCGGCAGTTATCTGGGCGAAGATGATATCCAGCGGTTTGAGGATGTTTACGGGCGGTCCGGCAATCAAGGGTAA
- a CDS encoding N-acetylneuraminate synthase family protein, translating to MQSYPIFIAEVSSNHGCDIERCYEFIDTAARIGCDAVKFQLFKIDELFAPEILARSAEHRKRSGWELPESFIPKISQRCKDRKILFGCTPFYLDAVKILTPYVDFFKIASYELLWTDLLTACSASGKPVILSTGMADMNEINSAVATLKAAGCAKPTLLHCVSGYPTPVEQANLSAIETIRNEFQCKTGWSDHTVSQGVIQRAVHKYDAAVVEMHLDLDKNGPEYSSGHCWLPDQLKQTIANVRQGLKADGNGRKVPAESEIPDRDWRADPVDGLRPLKPVRETWNP from the coding sequence ATGCAATCCTATCCCATTTTCATAGCTGAAGTTTCCAGCAATCACGGTTGCGATATTGAGCGCTGTTATGAATTTATAGACACCGCCGCCCGCATCGGCTGCGATGCTGTAAAATTCCAATTATTCAAAATTGATGAACTCTTTGCCCCGGAAATTCTGGCCCGCAGCGCTGAGCACCGGAAAAGAAGCGGCTGGGAACTGCCTGAATCGTTCATTCCGAAGATCTCCCAGCGATGCAAAGATCGCAAGATACTTTTCGGATGCACCCCGTTTTATCTTGATGCAGTTAAAATCCTGACCCCTTACGTGGATTTTTTCAAAATCGCCTCTTACGAGCTGCTCTGGACAGACCTGCTGACAGCATGCTCCGCCAGCGGCAAACCGGTAATACTTTCCACCGGCATGGCGGATATGAATGAAATAAACTCGGCGGTAGCAACCCTTAAAGCGGCAGGCTGCGCCAAACCGACCCTGCTGCACTGCGTATCCGGCTACCCGACTCCGGTTGAACAGGCAAATCTATCGGCAATAGAAACAATTAGGAATGAATTTCAATGTAAAACAGGCTGGTCCGACCATACTGTAAGTCAGGGAGTAATCCAGAGAGCGGTACACAAATACGATGCCGCAGTGGTGGAGATGCACCTTGATCTGGACAAAAACGGACCGGAATACAGTTCCGGGCACTGCTGGCTGCCCGATCAACTGAAGCAGACCATCGCCAATGTCCGGCAAGGGCTCAAGGCTGACGGAAACGGCAGAAAAGTCCCCGCCGAATCGGAAATACCCGACCGAGACTGGCGAGCTGATCCTGTTGACGGTTTAAGGCCCCTTAAACCCGTCAGGGAAACGTGGAATCCTTAA
- a CDS encoding LysR family transcriptional regulator, producing the protein METRQLKYFLAVAEELHFGRAAKRLHISQPPLSQQIMKFEDELGVSLFKRNKRSVSLTAAGTSLLRDAGGIMRSIERARENLLDAASGLGGQLRLGYIGPALETALTEIIRKYKEKFPAVRFGLQEMFTNDQLAAVRSGDIDVGVVRLFRHDISDLRCKLFHCERYALAVPDGHRFCGQESVDISELDGEPFIFSPRESQPRLYDEWMRVFAETGVVPDVVQQTARKSATVALVAARIGIGIVPESMARRRPHGVVIKKLTGEFPTIEMHLIYKESADFPTIDNFVQIASENSVCD; encoded by the coding sequence ATGGAAACACGACAGCTCAAATATTTTTTGGCAGTGGCCGAGGAACTTCATTTCGGGAGGGCCGCTAAGAGGCTGCATATTTCACAGCCTCCGCTCAGTCAGCAGATAATGAAATTTGAAGATGAGCTGGGAGTCAGCCTGTTCAAGCGCAACAAACGTTCTGTCTCTCTTACCGCGGCCGGAACTTCTCTATTGCGGGATGCCGGGGGAATTATGAGATCAATCGAAAGGGCTCGTGAGAATCTGCTGGATGCCGCTTCCGGGTTGGGAGGGCAGTTAAGGCTGGGATACATCGGTCCGGCTTTGGAAACAGCGCTGACGGAAATTATCCGTAAATATAAGGAGAAATTCCCTGCGGTCAGATTCGGATTGCAGGAGATGTTTACAAATGATCAGCTTGCTGCTGTGCGTAGCGGGGATATAGATGTCGGAGTTGTAAGGCTTTTCCGGCATGATATTTCCGATCTCAGATGTAAATTATTTCATTGTGAGCGGTATGCGCTGGCTGTTCCTGACGGGCACCGGTTTTGCGGGCAGGAAAGTGTGGATATTTCCGAGCTGGACGGCGAGCCTTTTATCTTCTCTCCGCGTGAAAGCCAGCCGCGCCTCTATGATGAGTGGATGAGGGTTTTTGCGGAAACCGGAGTTGTGCCGGATGTTGTGCAGCAGACAGCACGTAAAAGCGCGACGGTTGCATTAGTCGCGGCGCGAATCGGGATCGGTATTGTCCCTGAGAGCATGGCTCGCAGGAGGCCGCACGGAGTGGTTATCAAAAAACTTACCGGGGAATTTCCGACTATTGAAATGCATCTGATCTACAAGGAAAGTGCGGATTTTCCGACCATTGATAATTTCGTTCAAATTGCTAGTGAAAATTCTGTATGCGATTAA
- a CDS encoding aldo/keto reductase: MSAQITLKKLGNSEIKISPIGLGCMGLSEFYGESTPEEAGVNLILHALDQGINFFDTADMYGAGHNEKLLAKAFNGRREDAVIATKFGIVREKGEYARTISGKPEYVRKSCHDSLRRLGTDYIDLYYIHRVDTTTPIEDTIGEMSRLVEEGKIRAIGISEASAETLRRAHAVHPLSALQSEYSMLTRDPEEEILALTRELGISFVPYSPICRGLLSNWAPSKDNSDFRNQLPRFKGEAYAKNKSIAAALGEIAEKKNCTLAQLSLAWVCAQGDNIIPIPGTTKIKNLDSNIKATQVLLSSEDLAAIEKILTTNKVQGNRYTDEGMKGLNS; encoded by the coding sequence ATGTCTGCTCAAATCACATTAAAGAAACTTGGAAACAGTGAAATCAAAATATCTCCCATTGGCCTCGGTTGCATGGGATTAAGTGAATTTTATGGTGAAAGCACACCGGAAGAAGCCGGAGTGAATCTTATCCTCCATGCACTTGATCAGGGTATAAATTTCTTTGATACAGCCGACATGTACGGCGCGGGACACAATGAAAAGCTGCTGGCCAAAGCATTCAACGGACGCAGGGAGGATGCCGTAATCGCCACCAAGTTCGGTATTGTGCGCGAAAAAGGCGAGTACGCCAGAACCATCAGCGGCAAGCCGGAATATGTACGCAAGTCCTGTCATGACAGTTTGCGCAGGCTTGGAACCGATTACATCGATCTTTACTACATTCACCGGGTAGATACGACGACTCCCATCGAGGATACCATCGGTGAAATGTCCCGTCTGGTTGAAGAGGGTAAAATCAGAGCCATCGGCATCTCCGAGGCTTCAGCGGAAACCCTGCGCCGGGCACATGCGGTGCATCCGCTTTCCGCCCTGCAATCGGAATATTCCATGCTCACCCGTGACCCGGAAGAGGAAATTCTCGCCCTGACCCGTGAGCTGGGAATCAGCTTTGTTCCATACAGTCCCATTTGCCGGGGACTGCTCAGCAACTGGGCCCCTTCCAAAGACAACTCCGACTTTAGAAACCAGCTGCCACGCTTCAAAGGAGAAGCATACGCAAAGAACAAATCAATCGCTGCCGCACTGGGCGAGATAGCAGAAAAGAAAAATTGTACTCTAGCCCAGCTCTCACTGGCATGGGTATGCGCGCAAGGGGACAACATTATTCCCATTCCGGGAACCACTAAGATTAAAAACCTCGATTCCAACATCAAAGCAACGCAGGTGCTGCTGAGCAGTGAGGACCTAGCTGCCATTGAAAAGATTCTCACAACCAATAAAGTCCAAGGCAACCGCTATACTGACGAAGGTATGAAAGGCCTAAACAGTTAG
- a CDS encoding ATP-binding protein, which translates to MKQRKRLYSIALKIAAVYSLFGFLWIILSDRLLNFLVRDAEIVQSIQTVKGWLYVLVTAAIIYMLVDRYDRSVQKSQNAYRRLLENIADPIFLIGSNGQIIDINEAAVETLGYSRKQLLDCTISDVAPSANEKEWEKAINEAGPDQRFLFESKYRRKDGTSYPVEVVACVFEENEQKFCISVARDISQRLKTMELLLQREKMDSLGGMAAGIAHEINNPLAAILGSCQNIRNRIFNDSPKNLHIAQECNVDVKAMREYMRKRDILNMISTISKAGERASQIISSMLNFGYSNSQKLYSCNVSTLLDESIELLSSDVNFCSTYMFNKLRITKKYIAEDNPVCCVRSEIRQVLVNMIQNACEAMAGKKYPPDEQPELILRTKYEKEGTIIEVEDNGPGISQNRLKKVFEPFYTSKKVGEGTGLGLSISYFIITEQHKGTMEVSSILGEGTKFTITLPNNSGKCS; encoded by the coding sequence GTGAAGCAAAGAAAAAGACTATACTCTATTGCTCTTAAAATTGCCGCAGTTTACTCACTTTTCGGATTTTTATGGATTATTCTTTCAGACAGACTGCTCAATTTTCTGGTACGCGACGCAGAAATAGTCCAGAGTATCCAGACTGTTAAAGGCTGGTTATACGTACTGGTCACAGCGGCGATAATCTATATGCTGGTGGATAGATATGACCGGTCAGTACAAAAAAGCCAAAATGCCTACCGAAGGTTACTTGAAAACATCGCTGATCCAATTTTTCTGATCGGCTCTAATGGGCAAATAATCGATATAAATGAAGCCGCGGTAGAAACCTTAGGTTACAGCAGAAAACAGCTACTTGACTGCACCATTTCCGATGTGGCCCCCAGCGCAAACGAGAAAGAATGGGAAAAGGCAATAAACGAAGCCGGCCCCGACCAACGCTTCCTTTTCGAAAGCAAATACAGACGCAAAGACGGAACCAGTTATCCCGTAGAAGTGGTGGCCTGTGTTTTCGAAGAAAACGAACAAAAATTCTGCATCAGCGTAGCCCGGGATATTTCCCAGAGGCTAAAGACCATGGAACTTCTGCTGCAACGGGAAAAGATGGATTCACTGGGCGGAATGGCCGCCGGCATCGCACACGAAATAAACAATCCGCTGGCCGCTATTCTGGGCTCCTGTCAGAATATCCGCAACCGAATTTTCAACGACAGTCCTAAAAATTTACATATAGCTCAGGAGTGTAATGTAGATGTAAAAGCAATGCGCGAATATATGCGCAAAAGAGATATTCTAAATATGATCAGCACAATTTCTAAGGCTGGAGAAAGAGCATCGCAGATAATCTCAAGCATGCTGAATTTCGGCTACAGCAACTCTCAGAAGCTATACTCCTGCAATGTTTCAACCTTGCTTGATGAAAGTATTGAGCTGCTTTCTTCTGATGTCAATTTTTGCAGCACATATATGTTCAATAAACTAAGAATAACAAAAAAATATATAGCTGAGGACAACCCGGTATGTTGTGTACGCAGTGAGATAAGGCAGGTACTGGTAAATATGATACAAAACGCATGTGAAGCTATGGCGGGAAAAAAATATCCACCTGATGAACAGCCGGAATTAATTTTAAGGACTAAATACGAAAAAGAAGGGACAATTATCGAAGTGGAAGATAACGGTCCCGGCATATCTCAGAACCGTTTAAAAAAAGTTTTTGAACCTTTCTACACATCCAAAAAAGTCGGTGAGGGTACCGGGCTTGGCCTGTCCATTTCATATTTTATAATCACCGAACAGCACAAAGGGACAATGGAAGTCAGCAGTATACTGGGTGAAGGTACCAAATTCACCATAACGCTGCCCAATAATTCAGGTAAATGCAGTTAG
- a CDS encoding cupin domain-containing protein codes for MADLNLKNIKDLTIKNIDHNKVLNLTDLVVYQEGQVVSRTLSQVKQISLTLFAFDTGEGISTHSAPGDAMVQVLDGVAEVTIGDEVFNVAAGESIVMPANVPHGLEARERFKMLLTLIKQ; via the coding sequence ATGGCTGATTTAAATCTCAAGAATATTAAGGATTTGACCATAAAGAATATTGATCACAACAAGGTGCTGAACCTGACAGATTTGGTTGTTTATCAGGAAGGGCAGGTGGTCAGCCGGACCCTTTCTCAGGTGAAGCAGATTTCCCTGACTCTTTTCGCCTTCGATACAGGTGAAGGGATCAGCACTCACAGTGCGCCGGGAGATGCCATGGTACAGGTGCTCGACGGCGTTGCCGAAGTTACCATAGGTGATGAAGTCTTCAATGTCGCGGCCGGAGAATCAATCGTAATGCCCGCCAATGTTCCCCACGGACTTGAGGCACGTGAGCGGTTCAAGATGCTGCTGACTTTGATCAAGCAATAA
- a CDS encoding efflux RND transporter permease subunit produces the protein MSAPLNPEPSQGLIASAVRFFLHSKLTVVLVIGAILLGVAAVQLTPREEEPQIVVPMADIMVQAPGAGVEEVEKLVTTPLERILWQIDGVEYVYSISRRDSSMVTVRFYVGEDREESLIKLHNAIAKNTDIAPGIASSWVVKPIEIDDVPIVSLTLYPAAGRSDISDFELRRVAEEFASRLAEVENLSRVSLVSGRSREVRVELFPERMAGFNISPLEIAAALKGADQSAVAGSVLSGNKEIVVSANSFLEDAADVRNLVVGVFNSRPVYLRDVAKVIDGPQEADSYSRIGFSRMYLTGTGQDPEQRSRPAVTIAFSKKKGTNAVKVAEAVLGRMDKLRQAILPEGIEVAVTRDYGKTADAKVDELLGSLGFAVVTVVILLALTLGWREAAVVALAVPISFSLALFVNYMLGYTINRVTLFALILSLGLVVDDPITNVDNIQRHILMRKKKPAAATLDAVSEVLPPVIMSTLAIIVSFVPLFFITGMMGPYMAPMAANVPLTVTFSTVCALTIVPWMAFRLLKNIQPQALAASSGPGRIERIYKRIITPFLESRVRRWILLLVIMGGLIFSLALAGLRMVPLKMLPFDNKNEFQIVIDMDEGTPLEQTDRVVRELEQVLKTVPEVTNYVTYTGEPSPMDFNGLVRHYYWRDGGHMADIRVNLADKDQREEQSHAIVLRLRNELEQVAARNNANIKIVESPPGPPVISTITTEVYGAEDRPYSALIESALQIAGTMKQEPGVVDIDTSTEAEQGMIDFVLDKEKAALHGVSARDVVSTLQMALSGMVPATVHEQNERNPLPVRMILPLLRRADVTSLEQLKVRTSDGKNVPLAELGSLVQISREQPVYHKNLKRVVYVFAEMAGRAPGEAILDMQSKLDNDPLPPFIWTDWAGEGEWQITLDVFRDLGIAFGAALLGIYILLIVETGSFGMPLLIMCAIPLTLLGIMPGFWLLNLFSAGTVQGAVGAAFADPVFFTATAMIGMIALGGIVIRNSLVLIDFIRQSVAGGMELKEAIIKSGSVRLRPILLTAATTALGAWPITLDPIFSGLAWALIFGLTASTLFTLLVIPVGYYVFEREK, from the coding sequence ATGTCCGCCCCGCTCAATCCTGAACCTTCCCAAGGCCTGATAGCCTCGGCCGTTCGTTTTTTTCTTCATTCCAAGCTTACCGTAGTGCTGGTTATAGGCGCAATTCTGCTGGGTGTGGCCGCTGTTCAGCTTACCCCGAGAGAGGAAGAGCCGCAGATAGTCGTGCCCATGGCCGACATTATGGTTCAGGCGCCCGGAGCCGGGGTCGAGGAAGTGGAAAAACTGGTCACCACTCCGCTTGAGCGCATTCTCTGGCAGATTGACGGGGTGGAATACGTCTACTCAATTTCACGGCGCGATTCTTCTATGGTCACGGTCCGCTTCTATGTGGGCGAGGATCGTGAGGAATCCTTGATCAAGCTGCATAACGCCATTGCCAAAAATACGGATATTGCTCCGGGGATCGCTTCCAGTTGGGTTGTTAAACCGATTGAGATCGATGACGTCCCCATCGTGTCTTTGACCCTTTATCCTGCAGCCGGACGTAGTGATATTTCAGATTTTGAATTGCGGCGTGTGGCTGAAGAATTCGCCTCCCGTCTGGCTGAGGTGGAGAACCTTTCCCGCGTTTCGCTTGTGTCCGGGCGTTCCCGTGAGGTACGGGTAGAACTTTTTCCTGAACGGATGGCTGGATTCAACATTTCTCCGCTTGAAATAGCCGCCGCGCTCAAGGGCGCGGATCAGTCCGCAGTGGCCGGTTCGGTGCTTTCCGGGAATAAGGAAATTGTTGTCTCCGCTAATTCTTTTTTGGAAGACGCTGCGGATGTTCGCAATCTGGTGGTCGGTGTATTTAATTCCAGACCGGTCTATCTGCGCGATGTGGCGAAAGTTATAGACGGGCCGCAGGAAGCTGATTCCTATTCCCGGATAGGATTTTCCAGAATGTATCTGACCGGTACAGGGCAGGACCCGGAACAGAGATCACGCCCGGCGGTAACTATCGCCTTTTCCAAGAAAAAGGGAACCAATGCGGTAAAGGTGGCCGAGGCTGTGCTCGGGCGCATGGATAAATTGCGGCAGGCCATCCTTCCTGAAGGAATTGAAGTTGCGGTTACCCGCGATTACGGCAAGACCGCCGATGCCAAGGTCGACGAACTGCTCGGTTCCTTAGGCTTTGCCGTTGTCACCGTGGTTATTCTGCTGGCCTTGACTCTTGGCTGGCGCGAGGCTGCGGTGGTTGCTCTGGCTGTGCCGATCAGCTTTTCGTTGGCTTTGTTCGTGAATTATATGCTCGGCTACACCATAAACCGGGTGACTCTCTTCGCTCTCATCCTTTCCCTCGGACTTGTGGTCGATGACCCGATTACCAATGTCGATAATATTCAGCGTCATATTTTAATGAGGAAGAAGAAACCAGCCGCTGCGACCCTTGATGCCGTTTCCGAGGTTCTGCCTCCGGTTATCATGTCCACACTGGCGATTATTGTTTCTTTTGTGCCTCTTTTTTTCATCACCGGAATGATGGGACCGTACATGGCTCCCATGGCCGCTAATGTCCCGTTGACAGTCACATTCTCTACTGTCTGCGCCCTGACCATCGTACCATGGATGGCCTTTCGCCTGCTTAAGAACATTCAACCTCAGGCGTTGGCAGCGTCCTCCGGTCCGGGAAGAATAGAAAGAATATATAAGCGGATTATCACGCCTTTTCTGGAATCACGCGTTCGGCGCTGGATTCTGCTACTGGTTATTATGGGCGGTTTGATCTTTTCATTAGCTCTGGCCGGATTGCGGATGGTGCCGCTGAAAATGCTGCCGTTTGACAATAAAAATGAATTTCAGATTGTCATAGATATGGATGAAGGCACGCCGCTTGAGCAGACTGACCGGGTGGTCCGTGAACTGGAACAGGTTCTTAAAACCGTGCCGGAAGTAACAAATTACGTAACCTATACCGGAGAACCTTCTCCTATGGATTTCAACGGCTTGGTCCGTCATTATTACTGGCGTGACGGTGGGCATATGGCCGATATCAGGGTTAATCTGGCCGATAAGGACCAGCGTGAAGAGCAGAGCCATGCCATTGTGCTTCGTTTGCGTAATGAATTGGAACAGGTTGCCGCGCGCAACAATGCCAATATCAAAATAGTGGAATCCCCTCCAGGTCCACCGGTCATCTCGACGATAACTACCGAGGTGTACGGAGCCGAGGACCGGCCTTATTCAGCCCTGATTGAGAGTGCGCTGCAGATTGCGGGCACAATGAAACAGGAGCCCGGAGTTGTGGATATAGACACTTCCACTGAGGCGGAGCAGGGCATGATCGATTTCGTGCTTGATAAGGAAAAGGCGGCCCTGCACGGAGTCAGTGCCCGTGATGTGGTGAGCACCTTGCAAATGGCACTTTCCGGTATGGTCCCGGCGACAGTGCATGAGCAGAATGAGCGTAATCCGCTGCCGGTGCGCATGATTCTACCGCTTTTGCGTCGAGCTGACGTGACTTCATTGGAACAGCTCAAAGTTCGTACTTCAGATGGTAAAAATGTTCCGCTGGCCGAACTGGGGAGTCTGGTTCAGATCAGCCGGGAGCAGCCCGTTTACCATAAGAATCTTAAGAGAGTGGTCTACGTGTTCGCGGAAATGGCGGGTCGTGCTCCGGGCGAAGCAATTCTCGACATGCAGTCCAAACTTGATAACGATCCGCTGCCTCCTTTTATCTGGACCGACTGGGCTGGCGAGGGGGAATGGCAGATCACCCTTGACGTATTTCGTGATCTCGGCATTGCCTTTGGCGCGGCCCTGCTGGGGATCTACATTCTGCTCATCGTGGAAACCGGATCATTCGGTATGCCGCTTTTGATCATGTGCGCTATCCCGCTGACCCTGCTGGGGATTATGCCCGGATTCTGGCTGCTGAATCTATTCAGTGCCGGGACCGTGCAGGGGGCGGTCGGAGCAGCTTTTGCCGACCCTGTCTTTTTCACCGCCACGGCAATGATAGGTATGATCGCGCTAGGAGGGATAGTAATCCGTAATTCGCTGGTGCTCATCGATTTTATCCGCCAATCCGTTGCCGGAGGCATGGAACTGAAAGAGGCGATCATCAAATCCGGTTCAGTCCGTTTGCGGCCCATTCTCCTAACTGCGGCAACCACCGCTCTTGGAGCATGGCCCATCACCCTTGACCCGATTTTTTCAGGTCTGGCCTGGGCGCTTATTTTTGGACTGACCGCTTCCACTCTCTTTACGCTGTTGGTCATTCCTGTGGGATATTATGTTTTTGAGAGGGAAAAATAA